The segment GGGGCGGCTCGGGCGCGAGGGGGCTAGCAACAGGTCCACGCCGAGCGGATACCCTCCGTGAGGGCCCCTCGTCAAAGCAATTAAACAGTAATTCCGCTTTATCTCTACGACGAACAGCAAACACAATGATAAACGCGTCTTTTTTTCGAGCTGGATAATATCGCAGCCGAAATGCTACAGCTGCGTTATTATTTCCGCTACGCGTCCGCGAGCAGGTTGCCGCTGCACAAGGCGCGGCATTGTTCACACATCTCGCAACCCGAGGCACGGCTATTTACTTTTATTCTACAAGGCGGTTATTTCCTCCCTATATAGTTCATGCACTGCGGCAAAACGCATTTTCCTCGCATTGTTGTTATCGCAGAAGCACGGAATTGCGGTCGACGGTCGATGCAAATCGGCCACgtaaaaaagcaagcaaactCCGCCCAAACGTCACGAAACATCGACCGACTCGGCAAGGAATTTTACATGTAAACAAAGATTTGTCGCTTCGTTTGCCGTTGACGCGACGGGTGAAATCGTTCCGTACGCGTTTCGTCGGCCGTAGAGACGTCCGTCTCGCAAAATGCGTAGAAAAACGGACGCGACTATTGCGTTCCATGGCTGGAAAGGGCGGCGGAAAAGCAGCAATAATTGCTGCGTTCCGGAGGCCATTTGCGTGACAGATGGTTAAAGCGGTGAATAACAACCGGTATTTCTCGGAAGACATCACATTTCCCACCTTGGCGAGGGCGGAAAAGCTTAACCTGATGCACACCGTCGTTACGACCACGCAAGATAATCCTGCCAAACAAGAATTTCCGCCCCCGAGGGCGGGCGAGGCGCCTTGGGCGCAGGACGGTACAGTCGGCACAACCGGTTGGCGCAGAAACACCGGCCGCGAGTGGGCCTGCGCGACCACGTGTTGCGGCCCACCAAGGGCCCTCACTTACACGAAAGGCTGCACCGGCCTATCTCACGGGGGCCGGAGGCCGCAGATGCCTACTGGAGGCGGCGGGAGCTGCTGAGAGGCGTCGGGAAGGGGGCCTCAAAAGTACAACTTCGCGGAAGCAAACAACACTCGATCGCGACTCACACTCGGCCACGCACTGAAAGCAAGCAGCGACGCGGGAACTCCCTCCCCTCGACGAGTGTCGAGGGGAGGGGGCCATCCGAGGCCCCCCGCCCCCAAAGTGAGACCTACCCCAACAGTGCAGCACTCTTCTAGTTTTGTGTTATGGCTTTTAACATGACCcagtgcgatttttttttcttttctgtcgCATCTCGCACACGTGTTGCTTCGCGCTCATTGACAGAGATTTCGCATcgtgtttttttgtttaatcaaCTGTTGCAAGACTCTCAAGGAAATCACGAAGCTTAATAATTATACAGAATTtaatatacaataattattatcggTAACACGAACTCACTGAGGAGTAAAAGTTGTTACAAGGCTACaactgtcaatttttttaacatttttttatactcAGGAATTAAAGAAACTTAAACCCTTTTTAGCGtatcataattttgataatttgtaACTCAAAACAGCTGCGTCAATAACaggataaaatttatgatcatAAAAATACCAATGaattcctaaaataaaatgtaggtGTTTCTAAATTGGACAGTGTGCACTTTTATAGCCCGCAGATGagattttaagaaatgaaattaaaatcagcgcTTTTTTACCATCGaatttccttaaatatttttgttccaatAGAAATGATTATTGCTAAAGTTTAGAGAGGGATTTGAAAGCATTGAGTAATACGATCTTGCGTAACAAATGGCGTCATAACACCTTTATTAACAGATATAATATGATGGTTAGTTCCCCTCCCTGTAATAAAACAACCCTTCGTCTTTTATAGGCTCTCTGTTGCACATCCAGCGCATTATGACTAAACTAAGGAATGTTAGGTAGTATGATTTTTCACCGAATAGATTCGGTTTTCCTGGCTTgtttctgatttattttctgatataAAAGGTTTGTTTTGTTGTGTGTTATTGGGCAGTTTAACAGGCGAAATTCAgtcgttatttatttataaatctgTTATATTATGTCACAAACGTAAGAATAAAATCTGTACTGAAAACAATACAGATTTTGAAGATTATAAAAGCTTTACCATGAAAACTGTAAATAGGGTTtaccttaaaaaaatagctagCTTTACTCTGTGTTCATTCTTTATCAGGATAAGCGgctaaaagtaaataaaaatgtgaaaaactcGCTGTACCTTAAATGAACATGCCCTCAATTGCTTTCACAATAATCCGCCCCtccattatttatattaaaaaatcctcgTTGAATAGAGCTTTTGAGTTATTGTTTTAGGTCATAAAATTCCTAGACTTTgtagtaaatatatttaatgaagttcaaattaattattttcattttaatatacaaagctaatttaatttttgcttcggAGAAAATACTGACAGCCTTAAATTAACATACAACTTTTTTCGTTTAGCAATTAACTTACCTGTTTGACAATTTGACCCAGAATTTTCTCAGATGGAACAAACAAATTCAGTTTGAACCGGGgttgatgaataattttttaagctccATATATATAAATCTTGTTCAAGACTATTTAGAGATTTTGACCTTTTATCTAGTAATTATCTTGCCAAAATATTGTCACTTTTTAGGTGGTGCAATTATTGCTtcacagtatttttttatttctaaaaaattcgTACAAATTCGTGTTCAGATAAGTGCTAGAGcttatttgaaaatcagttTCATCCCAACAAGGAATTTTCTCTGGTTCAAAATCTTTCCCAGTCTCTTTAGAAGTCCGCAACTGACTTCATAGCCCTATGAGATCAAAAGATTATGTTTTGAAAACTTCcctaaaatcattttactacaaaaaaaaattttttggtcagaCTCGGCTTAACCTTACTTATTCAATTCCAAAACCaaccaaattgaaataaaaaatacgataAAACAAAGTGAGAAGATTGTGATttactgaaattcaattttcgttTATTTATCGCATTGAACGACTAAAATGATCAAATCTCTTCTTGGaactaaaattatctttttcttGTATCCCGCGTTGTGAGAATAGCaggttgtttatttttacgtaTTTCAGAAAATTCCTGCTTCAATATAGTTTAAGCCACCGAATTGGCCCTAATCCATGAGCTTTGTCTCCTCCTATAGAGGGCTGAGGATGACAACCAAGAGGCCAAAACTAGGAGGAacgagcagaaaatttcatttgaaatattgctCACTAAATACATTCAAGCTGAATTGAATCTGTTTAaacttgtaattaatttcaactgaataATTACCACAATTTTTGAGTGCATTTCCTCTATTATCAGCTATACCAACAAATAATGACATGACGTTTTCTATTTGTGGAACCATCAGGTTTCGAAAAGCAcctatattattttattaaaaaaatgaagctagATTTCTCTAATGTACTGTTAATCtttcatataattaaaacaatggacttaattttcattacattAAAAACATCCTCCTCTTTAATCTTCCATTCCCACAAGTTTTGGCTCACAGTCTTATGTTGTGGCTCAAAGTCTTAAGCATATAACTCAGATAATTCATAGGCTCTTAAAAGTAAATCAGTCTGCACGGAAAAACAGTCGACCGTCGTAAATCCCCAACCCAATACCAATTATGTACTACTTAAATCGTTTGGAGTGTATTCACATCAAGTGGAAGAACTGAAAGACACTTCAATGTTCCCAAGCACTTCCTCACACTAATTATTgccgagagagaaaagcagcagagacatttcaagaattaaaattaacggCGATGAAACAAGCTTCATGATGGTAAACACGAATTAATTCTCAGGGGAAAAAAAACTGCCAAAGAGAACAAAGTAGTACATTTTCACGTGCTGTGTGAACTCTCACAAGCGCACGCAGTAATATCCACTTTTATTGATCCACTTTTACGAGCGTCGTGCACATATTCTGGCGAGAGAAGAAAGGCGAAGTGATTTACGCGTTGGCTAAGGGATGAGCGCAAAGTGGGCATTCCCGCGACGCGAGCGAGAGTGTCAATCGGCCGAGAGAAGAGctcttttttttgctcttttgtgcGGGATTCCACCGGCCGCGAAAGAGACACCAGGCATCCGAAAACAAGGCGCCGCGCCTCCCTCGGTGCTAATTAATGAGGCAGGTGATGATTCTCGGGCATTGCAGGCCAGCCGCGCACACAACAACGGCCCCGTTAGCACAATGAGTTATCGCGCTTGGAGCCACGCCAGGCCCGCGACCACTCGCGAGACAAATTGTGACCCCTGCCTAATTGATGGCGCGCAAGCTCTGCCGCGACACGTCCGAAACCCCgtctttttattgctctctcAAGCTGATGAGCTCCTGCATACCTGCATCCATCTTCCCACCAGCACGTGGACAGCCGGGAAATTCATATAAAAACGGTACGGGCGTGCCTCCATTTTGCGTTTTATCAATGAAATATTAGCCACCCTTTTCCGCGGTATGCAAAATAGTCGCAGGCCCAAACCACAGaacggtaaaaattgaaacacatGCCACCCTGCAGGCTGCAATTCGATCGAGGCCTCTGCGGGGAGGTCAGTCTTTTATTAATGgttatattttagaatttagagTTTATATATATCGCTTACATTCTAGTAACAAAACCCCTTTTTGATGGAAATGGTGCTCACCACAAAATGCCTcatttgtaaacaaacaaaaaaaaattgttaagtgAATTCCAATAGTTTAGtcgatttaacttttttatatttgaaccATTCATGCTGAGACCACAATGAAACCCTAAAGGCTTAGTATTTTGGCAAACTTCCGaccaagaaaattattgaaaaataatatttaaatgactTCTCTCATTGTTGGcttgtttttttctgcaaaggGGAAGTTTTGACGTTTCGCTCTCCTTTTTCATCGagtattatataatatttgcCATTCTCTAAAAACACACGGGGAGGAAATTGAGTGAATGAGCGATCACCTGTTGATCCTCATTTGAAGcctcttctctttctctctatcCCACTCTCCCAGTCAGGAATGTGTTAAATGGATGAGGTTGTGTTTTTAACATTCAGGCAAGTATAGTCAGCAATTTTAGCCACCTAACGGAATCTCCTACCAGCGCTGACTCTTTGCTGGCTACACCTActcaattctaaaaattatttagattctTCAATCAGAATTTATGCCGTGAGCAGATTTTTAatcaggaatttatttttttaatgttattgtGCCTTTAGCTGGAGAACGAAGAAAGATTAAACTAAAGCACGGCAGTTCACAAAGACCCGCATTTTCCCGGAAAAACCAACAGAatcataaaaaacattttcgcgagtttttccttatttttacgaatttgcCGGAATACGTGAGTTAAAGTcagatgaataaaatataactataaaaaatctaaaaagcaCAATATATTGGAtgttaacatttttaagaatatttgaTACTCCATCTTGATCTGACCTTTCCGTGAGCAAAATGGGCGAACCCTGAAAGACACAGAggtattattttgtaaaaattagattttgttgCTTTCATTTCGTTACAGGCCGCACAGAACGCATCATATCTATAAACTTAAAACTAAACGCATGATAATTaacagcaagaaaaaatttattttcatttcataacaATTACATTTCCGtatagatttaaattgattcaagGTTGAACAATTTATATACAAGTCTACTACTAtagcaaaaatgtatttaattaaataaatatgcctTACGAAATTGCACACCACTTTTTGtcgtttttgttttagttGACACGTAGAAAAGCGATGCGCAAATTTGACCGATTgctacaatattttaatttgaaatttaattatatatttgattGAATGAATTGAACATTTAAGCTTGAAGCAAGTTAGAGCAATCCGAAGTTTCActcactatttaaaaaaaataaaaaataaagacgcACAGTAATACTTTCAGTGTGAATTTTAAAGGTAATCCGAATTTATTCTATATGCTTTCCGTTAGTTCAATCGAATTACACAGAAGGTCatgtcaataaaatattaatttcaaagggttcgagattttttattttaatttttaaacctccAAAGTATATAGCACGAACTTAGAAATTTGAATACGAGAATGCAAATTCAAAAAGACGATTATAGCGCTTGGAGACTGCGTGTAGGCTGTAAATCGTTTCATCTCGTCTGCGAGCACAGAGAGGCGTCGGTGATTTCAGGACCCGTGCCGGCAGCACAAACTTTTTACTcagtgattaattaattagctaaTGAATTCCGGCGGTGTTTGGCCGAGGGAGGCGGCTACGATATGGGCTTGGGGGGCCAGGGGACATGAGACGCGCGACGGTCGGCGGTATTGTTTAGGCCTCACCTTTGCAGTCGCCTGGTGTAATTACTTAGCAGGCGTTCCGAGCAAGGGCATTAAATGGCCCTCTTTTCCGATTCACTCCACTGAACGGGCCGACAGAAAACGCAAACTTTGGCCACCGTTCCGGCCGCCCTAGCAAAGCAAGCAGCCCGCACGACACCAATTTGCTCGGTGCGCATGAGAGGAGCATAATAAGTAAATGATGCCTTTCttgccctctctctctctcatcttgactcagcggcggcagcaccgAGCATTCAAGTGGCATGCCATAACGAAGCGCTGCAAAGAagcaatttataattttgttccgCCGCCGGCTGCCCTTATTTGAATAttccgccgcgcgcgcggcagcacaTATTATACCCACTGAGCAAATTGGACGGATTCCCTGCTCAAAGATAATTTTGAGCCATTTGCTGCAATTCTTTCAGATAATGGTCAACTAGACTCGGGTCTAAACGTCCCAACTTTAACTTCAGAGAAGAATTATTgctcaattttccatttttttttgttgttacgagagttaatttaaactattcaTAACTATTTATGTAACAGTTTGCACAAGTGCGCCATGTTCCctttagataaatttatttgtttgataaCCATTCTGGTTTCTACAGATGCAGAGTCTCACAATTCCGGATTATTGAACGAGGAAACAAAGAGAAGTTTGCGACTCAATCTCACaatgtaaataattcaaaggcTTTCCCTTCCACAAATAAGGCGAGTAAAAAAGCGCATTGAATAAGGAAAAAGCAAAGTTGGCGAGCACAACTGCAGGCAATAACGGCGGCCTGTGTTTTCTGCTTTTGATTCACCCCACCTCATCTAATTACAAAGCACGCAAAAATTGCTCATTAAAAACTTGTTGTCGGGCTGGCATTGTTGCGCTCGATCAATCAGAGACCACTTGCTACAcagaaagcgagcgagcgagtttgCGCATTGCTTCACCCGCACGGGGTGGATCATTTTTCGCTGCTCGTCGCATGCGGCGCCAGCGAAAGGCCCAATTTTGAACAGAATCGGAAAAAGCGTAGCTCCTCCTCGTCagctaaaaattaacagaCAATCCGATTCCGCTGGTTTTCGTCTGCAAACTACATCCGCTTGATGGGCGGTTGTTGCTTCACCATGCTGCGGAAAAAAAGCAAAGCAGTCCGCACCGTGTCGACGGCGAACGGGCCGAAATCACGCATAGCAGGGTTGGGAGAAGGCACGGTCGCCGCCCACCCCCGGTGCCACAACAACAGGGGCTGGTTGGTGTTGGGGGTGGTCGACGGCCGACGCCGCCGACTTACGTGTGCTGCTCGACGTGGCAACAATGTCCACCTGTTCCTCCCTGCATTCTGCGTTGTCCCTTTTCCCTGCTAATTGATCGGCGGTGTTTGCTACCAGCGGCGGCAGGATCACGGCGGGCGGTGTGCTGCACGTCTTGGCGAGTGCGCGCCGCGGTGGGAGGAGCCGCCGCCCGCCCTCCAACACACCGCCAGGCGCCCCGCGTGCCAACGACCATTGGGCGCCAGAAAAAAGACAAACGCCGTTCTGCTTGCTGAAATGTACCTTTTATTTCTCTAATGGTTTGATAAACACGACAAATGCGCAGTTTATTGACAACTTAACTGGCGGGGTTTGATAATTACATGCCGTTTGCTGGCTATTCATCTACTTGAAAGgattgaaagaaattatttagcCCCTTAACATTGTAACTTAATAGAACAGGGTCAACCCTGGCTCACTTGTATCAAGGAGAACAACCAGTGTTTGACGCGTAACAACTAATCACATGCATCTTATAATTAGCTAACTTGGCAGTTAAATTGAGCTATCagtagagaaaataaaattcatttttcccatAATTAAACTTAAGGAATTGGTGCAGCTGCATGATTCAGCTCTGGCACTTAGaaacaagcaatttttatgaattgaaTACACTTGGAATGGTCTGGTAAGAAGAAagctctaaatttaatttctacacTGCTTCACGGCATAGTCTATGCAGTTGGCACAGTGCAGCGAACTGAATGcttaaaagtcaaatttcaggaaaaaattacCTGAAGTTAGACATCACTCATTCACGGACCTTCTCTCCCCAGATACTAGTTTTGCGGCAGCCGACAGTAGGTCTGCCAATGGTTGAAAATGGGCAGTTGTTCACAACAATATTTGCTTTCTTTAAATCAGCGATGAGAATCTTAAGAACGGCGTCGTGCAATACTCCATGAATCTGTAGGTTTGTCAGAGATTTGATGCAGGTGAGCGATTTAAAATTGGAGCTCGACATATTGTAGCAACGACTGAGTCCCAGGTCCTTCAGGTGTTTCAAGTTCTTGACTATGTTGTCTAGAGTCTTGAAAGTTAGACTGGTGCAGTCGCTCATGTCAAGTTGGATCAAGCCAGGACACTTCTCTAGGATAAACTTAACATCTAAAATTATACCAAAGTGAGAAGTTAGTAGAAAAATTGTATGGTTAAAACCTACGATCATCTGTGAGATTTTTCCTGCATCCCGAAATATTGAGTTCCTTCACTGATTTGCAAATTGTGACGCTCAAGGTTTGCAGAGTTTCCTGGTCCATCGCGGTCCAAGAAATGTTGAGAGTGATTAGCTTTGTGCAGCACGCAAGAATAGCTTCCAGGCCGTTAGACTTGATGCCAGTCGTGCTTGTAAGGTTGAGCACCTCCAAGTCTGTATTGTGGCCAATTTGCTCACAAGTCTCCAGATTTAGCGGGCAGTTCTCCAAGCTCAATTTCTTCAGATTTCGACAGACCCTCATTATGTCAGCAACACCTAACACATGATTATTGCACAGTTGTGATAAGCatattaaaccaatttaaacgTTTCTTAATGAAGCTgcaataattctaaaaaaaaacccTTAAGAGTGCCAAGCTACTGTGTTTTGTTTAGTggtaaatttattgtattgatGTAGCCTAGCATTGTAAGAAACAAGTTCGATGGTCacgagttttttatttcacaatttacgTGGGTTCGAAAAATTATCGAACCATACTTAATCAACTGACAACGTGGTCatagttaaatttaagcaaaattcgGATTGCATTCTAAATTTTGAGGATTTTTCTGGgccgtaaataaaatttaattgaaaagcaaaGCTCCAGCTCCTCATTTTCTAAAAGCTAGAAAACCTTTTGAGAATTAAAGCCTATCTAGATTTAGATTTGGTTTCCtgaaagtaatattttttcatcattttactTCATAGtaataatagaattttatttcgaacTAACGGAAATGGATTTAGATCGTCCTGCAACCggctcattaaatttaaagcaattccAAAAGCCATTGTTGACGTGCTTAGTGTGATTTTCCTAGCCAAaggatggaaaataaatattttcctgaaattaaatcagtcaGATCATCCTAACAATCACCTTTGGAATATCATCATGAATGAACGGcttcaaacttcaattttaaaacattttaattaccttCGGCGGAGATCTGTGCCATAGTAAGGTCAAGGTACTCCAGTTTGCTTACAAAGTTGGGAATCAGGTAAGAGCTTTTGGGCTTGATAACCGGGCTTGGAATCTGAAAACAGTCGTCCTTTCAGACTGAGGACATTAGATAACTCTAAATAAACTTACAGCAGCTCCCGCTAAACGCAGCACGCGAACTCCTCTCTTCAACACATGCTCCAAGTTCCTGGGGTGGAGGCTCTTGTGGCCAAGGTCAATGCGACTCCACATGCTATCATCGTAAGCGATTCGACGCCAGCGCTTGGACACCAAGGCCAGTTTGCATAGCTGGACTTTTGGCAGTTTCAAGAAGATGATTAGCAAGAGCTCATCGGACAGTTTGTCGAAGTGACCTGAAAAGTGAAACTAGTATCATTTTCACTCTACTAACGCGGGAGAGggaatattacaattttcagTTCCATTTCTCTTTCGAAGGAAGCTACTACTTAGAGCATATTTGTTGTCAGGGGTGGTTAGGTGCTGTTTGTTATTGACCGGTTGAATTGATTTCTGTTTGAGAGGGGAATCCTCAGTTGGCATTGGTTCCAGTGAGGAATCGCTGCTCTCATTTCCAGAGCCATCATCatcagtattatttttttccagctcCTCTAAAACCAGTTTGTTCTCCCCTAGTACACCTCCATCTCTGCTAAATCGCTTCCTCTTCCTGAAAATggcatcaaatatttttaatattaatcacAATAGAAATGTTGGAGGTGCTTCGGAAACgacaaaataatgtaaaaattaaatataatggGTGAGTCTGAGATAGGCTCGTCTTAAGCTGGAACAAAATAAGGGTGAGATGATTCGTAAGGGGTTTGATAGCTAAAACTGGGCACAATTTTGTGGCAGTGAATGACAAGACTCGTTTTtgctcactcacaatcagttttaaaaaatatcaaattcaattcaatacaAAAGAGTTGTTAATTATTTGGATTAATAAAGGAGAAAAAACATTTCGATTCACAGAAAACCAATAGATATGTACTTAGTGAATATTCTAAGAATAAAACTTTAATACCTTTTGGCGCATAATGATTCTAAAACTGCCATATTTCAGGACAGTGGAAACAGGTTTATCGCCGCACATTTTGGCGCTAGACTTTACCCTTGAAATTCATAATTCTCATTAcggaattatattttatactcACACAACATTTGGACAGTCATTTTCATCAAACTCTTCAGAAATTCGAGTCATATTATCCCTTTCCTTTGTTCGAGTTCTTTTCGACGCAAGCATCTTTTGCCtgattatcaaaatttgcaagaatTCGGAGCCGGCAAAGCAAAGACGAGCAGAGATCGCAGGTTAAGACCGGGAATGAATAAAACACACTTCTCGAACCTGATTGGTTGAGGAAaggaattat is part of the Cloeon dipterum chromosome 1, ieCloDipt1.1, whole genome shotgun sequence genome and harbors:
- the Skp2 gene encoding S-phase kinase-associated protein 2: MLASKRTRTKERDNMTRISEEFDENDCPNVVKRKRFSRDGGVLGENKLVLEELEKNNTDDDGSGNESSDSSLEPMPTEDSPLKQKSIQPVNNKQHLTTPDNKYALSSSFLRKRNGTENCHFDKLSDELLLIIFLKLPKVQLCKLALVSKRWRRIAYDDSMWSRIDLGHKSLHPRNLEHVLKRGVRVLRLAGAAIPSPVIKPKSSYLIPNFVSKLEYLDLTMAQISAEGVADIMRVCRNLKKLSLENCPLNLETCEQIGHNTDLEVLNLTSTTGIKSNGLEAILACCTKLITLNISWTAMDQETLQTLSVTICKSVKELNISGCRKNLTDDHVKFILEKCPGLIQLDMSDCTSLTFKTLDNIVKNLKHLKDLGLSRCYNMSSSNFKSLTCIKSLTNLQIHGVLHDAVLKILIADLKKANIVVNNCPFSTIGRPTVGCRKTSIWGEKVRE